One stretch of Portunus trituberculatus isolate SZX2019 chromosome 23, ASM1759143v1, whole genome shotgun sequence DNA includes these proteins:
- the LOC123507794 gene encoding uncharacterized protein LOC123507794: protein MDIKLPATITMLDSNLTNSEPNRDPTREVGNMETLILTICLATICRALFLCCTGFIAHWLLDQRNRLRNRNRDAARPVIPPPPPPPPAPLVTNNSLPARFRPGKM, encoded by the exons ATGGACATCAAGCTGCCGGCGACCATCACCATGCTGGACTCTAATCTCACTAACTCTGAACCGAACCGAGACCCAACGCGGGAGGTGGGCAACATGGAGACCCTGATCCTCACCATCTGCCTGGCCACCATCTGTCGCGCCCTGTTCCTCTGCTGCACCGGTTTTATCG CTCACTGGCTACTTGACCAAAGGAACAGGCTACGTAACCGGAACAGGGATGCGGCTAGGCCTGTGATTCCCCCTCCACCCCCGCCGCCTCCCGCGCCCCTCGTGACCAACAACTCGCTGCCCGCCAGGTTCAGGCCAGGCAAGATGTGA